Proteins from a single region of Methanofastidiosum sp.:
- a CDS encoding GNAT family N-acetyltransferase — MEKINIEGYSPGVIGGITKLHADYYSKNWGFGLYFESKVATELSEFLNRFDKNRDGIWVVKINGQIVGSIILDGAKSKEEGARLRWFILDTNYQGKGIGNILMEKAIDFCKEKDYSRIYLWTFAGLDAAKHLYEKFGFKLCNEHEDTQWGKKVSEQMFELILE, encoded by the coding sequence GGGTATAACAAAGCTACATGCAGATTACTACTCTAAAAATTGGGGATTTGGATTATACTTTGAATCAAAAGTTGCAACTGAATTGTCTGAGTTCTTGAATAGATTTGATAAGAATAGGGATGGCATATGGGTAGTAAAAATTAATGGCCAAATTGTTGGCTCAATTATCCTAGACGGAGCCAAATCAAAAGAAGAAGGTGCAAGACTCAGGTGGTTCATACTGGATACAAATTACCAAGGAAAAGGCATAGGCAATATATTGATGGAAAAAGCAATTGATTTTTGCAAGGAAAAAGATTATAGTAGGATATATCTTTGGACCTTTGCAGGATTAGATGCTGCAAAACATCTTTACGAAAAATTTGGATTCAAATTGTGCAATGAGCATGAAGATACTCAGTGGGGTAAAAAAGTAAGTGAGCAGATGTTTGAACTAATTTTAGAATAA